The Gymnodinialimonas sp. 57CJ19 genome includes a window with the following:
- a CDS encoding AraC family transcriptional regulator codes for MSKDQIKNLIERRLPEAGLVDTALKGVQLFRVTEAMPCVPAVYEPTVVAVLCGSKEAVLDGEHHVYGSDNYLLCPMTLPVEAGTPQASKENPLLGVMITLDPRMMRELTMEIGATAVGRRQSPVEAAQALALASWDAGFTEALLRLLELLDNPVDLEVLGTGRLRELCYAVLVGEAGTVARRAFGIGNEIARTIDYLSSHLNEQVTIDDMADHVGMSRAVFHRRFKEATTMSPIQFVKSMRLNNAAMKIAEGKTVSEAAWAVGYQSASQFSREFKRVYGQSPRQWSHDQQLAAGVAQGQLSGPL; via the coding sequence ATGAGCAAAGACCAGATCAAAAACCTTATCGAGCGCCGTCTACCCGAGGCAGGCCTTGTCGATACAGCACTCAAGGGCGTCCAGCTTTTCCGGGTGACCGAGGCCATGCCCTGCGTGCCTGCTGTCTACGAGCCCACAGTGGTAGCTGTTCTCTGTGGCTCTAAAGAAGCTGTTCTGGACGGTGAGCACCACGTCTATGGCAGCGACAATTACCTATTGTGTCCCATGACTTTACCGGTGGAGGCGGGCACGCCTCAGGCGTCCAAAGAAAATCCTCTGCTCGGCGTGATGATTACTTTGGACCCAAGAATGATGCGCGAACTCACGATGGAGATCGGGGCAACTGCAGTTGGCAGGAGACAGTCTCCGGTTGAGGCGGCACAGGCTCTGGCCTTGGCGTCATGGGATGCCGGATTCACCGAGGCTTTGCTGCGGCTCCTCGAGTTACTCGATAATCCGGTCGATCTTGAGGTGCTGGGAACAGGGAGGCTGCGCGAGTTATGTTACGCGGTGCTCGTGGGCGAAGCCGGGACCGTTGCAAGACGGGCCTTCGGGATCGGAAATGAGATTGCGCGTACAATCGACTATCTCTCGAGCCATCTGAACGAACAGGTCACTATCGACGATATGGCCGACCATGTGGGGATGAGCCGCGCAGTTTTCCATCGGCGGTTCAAGGAGGCGACGACTATGTCGCCGATCCAGTTCGTGAAATCGATGCGGTTGAATAACGCTGCGATGAAGATCGCCGAGGGGAAGACCGTGTCCGAGGCGGCCTGGGCCGTGGGCTATCAAAGCGCATCTCAGTTCAGCCGTGAGTTCAAAAGGGTGTACGGCCAATCACCACGACAATGGAGTCACGACCAACAACTTGCGGCAGGGGTGGCCCAGGGCCAACTTAGCGGACCTTTATGA
- a CDS encoding VOC family protein — MHKLQSQGLHHITMMGADRQTSIDFWEGVLGMPFIFEQPNLDDPDQGHLYFDPGDGRLITIFTNEARTAPDHAAEQSTGMLHHVAFSVSQSMYSQLVERLDARGIKHSGEKDRGFMNSIYFRDPLGMLIELASYRFEPPAVHTHADVLMAAHKVRVEAGDKAIGDKHLAIAIEQLSATRASLSD, encoded by the coding sequence ATGCACAAATTGCAATCCCAAGGCCTGCATCACATCACAATGATGGGCGCGGATCGTCAGACCTCCATCGACTTTTGGGAAGGCGTTCTGGGGATGCCGTTCATCTTCGAGCAACCCAATCTGGACGACCCGGACCAAGGCCACCTGTACTTCGATCCGGGCGACGGGCGGCTGATCACCATCTTCACCAACGAGGCCCGCACGGCCCCGGACCATGCCGCCGAGCAAAGCACCGGGATGCTGCACCACGTGGCCTTCTCGGTCAGCCAGTCGATGTATAGCCAACTGGTGGAGCGGCTCGACGCGCGCGGCATCAAACATTCGGGCGAGAAGGACCGGGGCTTCATGAACTCCATCTACTTCCGCGACCCTCTGGGGATGCTGATCGAACTGGCATCGTATCGTTTCGAGCCGCCCGCGGTGCATACCCACGCCGATGTCCTGATGGCCGCGCACAAGGTGCGGGTAGAGGCCGGGGACAAGGCGATAGGCGACAAGCATCTGGCGATCGCGATCGAACAGTTAAGCGCGACGCGGGCCAGTTTGAGTGATTGA
- a CDS encoding HlyC/CorC family transporter → MENETLPLDPAADTSAAPFFDPAAFNDPSTWIVAAVILSLLVFSGFFSGSETALTAASRGKLRSMADKDDRAAKGAQKALDLKEDNERLIGGILLGNNLVNILATSLATVLFTTLLGEGAIVAATLVMTALVLIFAEVLPKTYAITNPETSAARIARPIALIIALIAPIVAVVRIVVRAVLRLFGLRIDAGANMLSVQEEIMGALTIGHQEGSVEKEQRDRLLGALDLHERTVEEIMLHRSGIEMIDADDDPQAILSQALQSRHTRLPVFRDDPENIVGVVHAKDLLRAIDRLTRGKDAPGLESFDVSAVAMEPYFVPETTTLDDQMRQFLRRHTHFALVVDEYGALEGLITLEDILEEIVGEITDEFDTPEEPTLLPDASGNFTVDGAMTIRDLNRAAEWTLPDDEANTVAGLVIHEAQTIPLPGQCFAFHGFRFEVAGREANRLTQLKIRRL, encoded by the coding sequence ATGGAAAACGAAACCCTCCCCCTCGATCCCGCCGCTGACACCTCCGCTGCGCCGTTCTTCGACCCCGCCGCCTTCAACGATCCCAGCACGTGGATCGTAGCGGCCGTAATTCTGTCGCTCCTGGTGTTCTCGGGTTTCTTTTCCGGCTCCGAAACGGCGCTGACGGCGGCATCCCGGGGCAAATTGCGCTCCATGGCCGACAAAGACGACCGAGCCGCCAAGGGCGCTCAAAAGGCGTTGGACCTGAAAGAGGACAACGAACGGCTGATCGGCGGCATCCTTTTGGGCAACAATCTTGTGAACATCCTCGCCACATCGCTGGCGACCGTCTTGTTCACCACGCTTTTGGGAGAAGGGGCCATCGTCGCGGCCACCTTGGTGATGACGGCCCTCGTCCTGATCTTTGCCGAGGTGTTGCCCAAGACCTACGCCATCACCAACCCCGAAACCTCTGCCGCGCGTATCGCCCGGCCCATCGCGCTTATCATTGCGCTGATCGCGCCGATTGTGGCGGTCGTTCGGATCGTCGTGCGCGCCGTACTACGCCTCTTTGGTCTGCGCATTGATGCGGGGGCGAACATGTTGTCGGTGCAAGAAGAAATCATGGGCGCTTTGACCATCGGTCACCAGGAAGGCTCGGTGGAGAAGGAACAGCGCGACAGGCTTTTGGGCGCACTCGACCTCCATGAACGCACGGTGGAAGAGATCATGCTTCACCGCTCCGGGATCGAGATGATCGACGCCGATGATGATCCCCAGGCAATCCTCAGCCAAGCCTTGCAATCGCGCCACACGCGCCTTCCGGTATTCCGCGATGATCCCGAAAACATCGTCGGCGTTGTCCACGCCAAAGATCTTTTGCGCGCCATTGATCGCCTGACCCGTGGGAAAGACGCGCCCGGCCTTGAAAGCTTCGATGTCTCCGCCGTCGCGATGGAGCCCTACTTCGTGCCCGAAACCACGACGCTCGACGATCAGATGCGTCAGTTCCTGCGTCGTCACACCCATTTTGCGCTGGTGGTGGATGAATACGGCGCCCTTGAGGGCCTCATCACGCTCGAGGATATCCTTGAAGAAATCGTCGGCGAAATCACCGATGAATTCGACACACCCGAAGAGCCGACGCTGCTGCCGGACGCGTCGGGCAATTTCACCGTTGATGGGGCCATGACGATCCGTGACCTCAACCGCGCGGCCGAATGGACCTTGCCCGATGATGAGGCCAACACCGTCGCCGGTCTGGTGATCCACGAGGCGCAGACAATTCCGTTGCCGGGACAATGCTTTGCCTTCCACGGTTTCCGTTTTGAGGTGGCAGGCCGCGAGGCGAACCGCCTGACGCAGCTCAAGATCCGTCGACTGTAG
- a CDS encoding tyrosine recombinase encodes MTAPATDSDWIVLYLDAAAAEQGAARNTLLAYGRDLQDAMAALSKSGGFATADRAALEAYIARLEAEGLAPATRARRLSSLKQLYRFAHEEGWRDDNPTLQITGPARARKLPNTLSMEEVDALLEAATTHGRTASDRLRNHCLMQILYATGLRVTELVSLPLAALRGDPSMLLVLGKGGKERMVPLSPPARAAIASWLNYLDETHQASRTAPNPAPQSPFAFPSRGKSGHLTRVRFFTLIKELSAAAGIDPSRVTPHTLRHAFATHLLQNGADLRAIQTLLGHADIATTEIYTHILDERLRQLVLDKHPLAR; translated from the coding sequence ATGACAGCCCCCGCCACCGATAGCGACTGGATCGTGCTCTACCTTGATGCTGCCGCGGCCGAGCAGGGGGCGGCGCGCAACACGCTGTTGGCCTATGGCCGTGACTTGCAAGATGCCATGGCGGCGCTCTCCAAATCCGGCGGCTTTGCCACGGCCGACCGCGCGGCATTGGAAGCCTATATCGCGCGGCTCGAGGCCGAAGGCCTAGCCCCCGCCACCCGCGCCCGCCGCCTGTCATCCCTGAAGCAACTCTACCGGTTCGCCCATGAAGAGGGCTGGCGCGATGACAATCCGACGCTACAAATCACCGGCCCCGCCCGGGCGCGCAAACTGCCCAACACGCTCTCGATGGAAGAAGTTGACGCCCTGCTCGAGGCCGCCACCACCCATGGCCGCACCGCGTCCGATCGTCTGCGCAATCATTGCCTGATGCAAATCCTCTACGCCACCGGCCTGCGCGTAACCGAGCTCGTCTCTCTGCCCCTCGCAGCCCTGCGCGGTGATCCGTCTATGCTGTTGGTCCTTGGCAAAGGTGGCAAGGAACGCATGGTTCCCCTCTCACCGCCCGCGCGCGCTGCCATCGCTTCATGGCTCAACTACCTCGATGAAACCCATCAGGCGTCACGCACTGCCCCCAATCCCGCCCCGCAAAGCCCTTTCGCCTTTCCCTCCCGTGGCAAATCCGGCCACCTGACCCGTGTGCGCTTCTTTACCCTGATCAAAGAACTCAGCGCCGCCGCCGGGATCGACCCTTCCCGCGTCACCCCCCACACCCTGCGCCACGCCTTCGCCACGCATTTGCTGCAAAACGGGGCCGACCTTCGCGCGATCCAAACCCTGCTCGGCCACGCCGACATCGCCACGACCGAGATCTATACCCACATCCTCGACGAACGCCTTCGCCAACTGGTGCTCGATAAACACCCCCTCGCGCGGTAG
- a CDS encoding shikimate kinase has protein sequence MGESVPQVPGKLVKSVVLIGMMGAGKTAIGRALSLMLDVPMHDSDVEIVQSSQLTIAEIFDRYGEPFFREKEGQVIERLLRGPPCILSTGGGAWLSPANRDMLLAKATVVWLEADLPLLWSRVRHKTHRPLLRTSNPRATLADLLAERTPAYALAPDKVTVQPDWSIDATADKVMEILRRNGTLQKAPADD, from the coding sequence ATGGGCGAAAGCGTGCCACAGGTGCCGGGGAAACTGGTCAAAAGCGTTGTGCTTATTGGCATGATGGGCGCCGGAAAAACCGCGATCGGCCGGGCGCTGTCGTTAATGTTGGACGTGCCGATGCACGACTCGGACGTCGAAATCGTGCAATCCTCTCAGCTGACCATCGCCGAGATCTTCGACCGCTACGGAGAGCCCTTCTTCCGCGAAAAAGAGGGGCAAGTGATCGAGCGTCTGTTGCGCGGACCGCCCTGCATCCTGTCCACCGGCGGCGGCGCGTGGCTATCGCCCGCCAACCGCGACATGCTTTTGGCAAAGGCCACCGTGGTCTGGCTCGAGGCCGACCTGCCGCTGCTATGGTCAAGGGTACGGCACAAGACCCACCGCCCGCTTCTGCGCACTTCGAACCCGCGGGCCACCCTCGCCGACCTGCTGGCGGAACGGACCCCCGCCTACGCCCTGGCGCCCGATAAGGTGACGGTCCAACCCGATTGGTCGATCGATGCCACCGCCGACAAGGTGATGGAGATCCTGCGCCGCAATGGCACCCTGCAAAAGGCCCCTGCCGATGATTGA
- the aroB gene encoding 3-dehydroquinate synthase gives MIDTVRVDLGDRAYDVEIGSGLIATAGARIAPLLTRPKVWIVTEETVAALHLDALRAGLSAADIESDALILPPGEATKSWPHLQRVADWLLTERVERADIVVAFGGGVIGDLVGFAAAIHRRGIRFVQIPTSLLAQVDSSVGGKTGINAPQGKNLIGAFHQPSLVLADIDVLGTLKSRDFLAGYGEVSKYGMLGDAAFFEWLEINGPAMAQGDTALRQEAVKRAVQMKADIVARDETEQGDRALLNLGHTFCHALEAATGYSDRLLHGEGVAIGCALAFELSFRLGLCSQEDPSRVRAHLAAMGMKKDLHDIPGDLPEAHTLMELMGQDKKVVAGQLRFILARAIGDAFVTADVPTDTVMTLLQDALASQ, from the coding sequence ATGATTGATACTGTCCGAGTAGACCTTGGCGATCGCGCCTATGATGTCGAGATCGGCTCAGGGCTTATCGCCACGGCCGGTGCCCGCATCGCGCCGCTCCTCACCCGGCCCAAGGTCTGGATCGTCACGGAAGAAACCGTCGCCGCCTTGCACCTGGATGCCCTGCGTGCGGGCCTCTCTGCGGCCGACATCGAAAGTGATGCGCTGATCCTCCCCCCCGGTGAGGCCACCAAATCCTGGCCACACCTGCAACGGGTCGCCGATTGGCTGCTGACCGAACGGGTCGAGCGTGCCGATATCGTCGTGGCTTTCGGCGGCGGCGTGATCGGCGATCTGGTGGGCTTTGCCGCTGCCATCCATCGCCGCGGCATCCGTTTCGTGCAAATTCCGACCTCGCTTCTGGCGCAGGTGGACAGCTCCGTGGGCGGCAAGACCGGGATCAACGCCCCCCAAGGCAAAAACCTCATCGGGGCCTTCCACCAACCCTCTCTGGTGCTGGCCGATATTGATGTCCTCGGCACGCTCAAGAGCCGTGATTTCCTTGCCGGCTACGGCGAGGTCTCCAAATACGGCATGCTCGGCGATGCCGCCTTCTTCGAATGGTTGGAAATCAACGGCCCCGCCATGGCCCAGGGCGACACAGCCCTGCGCCAGGAAGCGGTGAAACGCGCCGTCCAGATGAAAGCCGATATCGTCGCCCGCGATGAAACCGAACAAGGCGACCGGGCGCTCCTTAACCTCGGCCACACCTTTTGCCACGCTCTGGAGGCCGCCACCGGTTACTCCGACCGCCTGCTCCACGGCGAAGGCGTCGCCATTGGCTGTGCACTGGCGTTCGAGCTCTCCTTCCGCCTCGGCCTCTGCTCCCAGGAAGACCCGTCGCGTGTGCGTGCCCACCTCGCCGCCATGGGCATGAAAAAAGACCTCCACGACATCCCCGGCGACCTCCCCGAGGCGCACACCCTCATGGAGCTCATGGGACAAGACAAAAAGGTCGTCGCAGGCCAACTCCGCTTCATCCTGGCCCGTGCCATCGGGGACGCCTTCGTCACCGCCGATGTCCCCACCGACACCGTCATGACCTTGCTGCAAGACGCCCTCGCCAGCCAATAA
- a CDS encoding FAD-dependent oxidoreductase, which yields MKSHTRVCIIGGGVVGCSVAYHLTKLGWSDVTLLERSELTSGSTWHAAGGFHTLNGDTNMAALQGYTIRLYRELEDLTGMSCGLHHVGGVTLADTPERLDMLKAERAKHRFMGLETEIVSPEEIAKLAPITNTEGILGGLYDPLDGHLDPSGTTYAYAKAARMGGAQIHTHTKVLETNARVDGSWEIVTDKGTIIAEHLVNAAGLWAREVAAMAGCYLPLHPMEHQYLVTEETPEIYERDTEHPHVMDPAGESYLRQEGRGLCIGFYEKTCRPWAVDGTPWDFGHELLPDDFDKIEDSIAFAFRRFPVLERAGIKSVVHGPFTFAPDGNPLVGPVPGLRNYWSACGVMAGFSQGGGVGLSLAQWMVEGEAERDVMAMDVARFGRWITPAYTLPKVIENYQTRFSVVYPNEELPAARPCRTTPMYDVFDGMGAVWGQQYGLEVPNYFAAPDEPRYEAPSFRRSNAWDATAREVKAVREAVGINEVQNFGKYDVQGPGARAWLDRIMAGRIPKPGRLALNPMLSPKGQIIGDFTVTCLSETHFQLTGSYGAQAYHMRWFMQNPPDDADGDVRLDNVSDRRTGFQIAGPHARDVLQAVAREDVADMKFMDARQLTIGHSTAFVQRVSYTGDLGYEIYVDAMEQRALWEVLWKAGQPFGIKPFGMRAMMSLRLDKFFGSWMREFSPDYTPAETGLDRFISWKKNTDFIGRAAAEADRSSAPSRVLAAFEVDALDADVVAYEPISIDGAVVGFCTSGGYSHTAGKSIALGFVPRDRAVEGLAVEIEILGRMRPARLITNPLFDGEDVRMRG from the coding sequence ATGAAATCCCACACCCGTGTTTGCATCATCGGCGGCGGCGTCGTTGGCTGTTCCGTCGCCTACCACCTGACGAAACTGGGCTGGTCCGATGTGACGCTGCTGGAACGCTCTGAACTCACGTCAGGCTCCACCTGGCACGCGGCGGGCGGGTTTCACACGCTCAACGGTGATACCAACATGGCGGCCCTTCAGGGCTATACCATCCGCCTCTACCGGGAACTCGAAGACCTCACCGGCATGTCCTGCGGCTTGCACCATGTGGGCGGCGTCACCCTGGCCGACACGCCCGAGCGATTGGACATGCTCAAGGCCGAGCGCGCAAAGCACCGCTTCATGGGGCTCGAGACGGAAATCGTCTCGCCCGAGGAAATCGCCAAGCTCGCGCCGATCACCAACACCGAAGGCATCCTCGGCGGGCTCTATGATCCGCTCGATGGCCATCTGGACCCCTCTGGCACCACCTATGCATATGCCAAGGCCGCGCGCATGGGCGGTGCGCAAATTCATACCCATACCAAGGTGTTGGAGACCAACGCTCGTGTGGATGGATCGTGGGAGATCGTCACCGACAAAGGCACGATCATCGCCGAGCATCTGGTCAACGCCGCAGGTCTCTGGGCGCGGGAGGTGGCGGCCATGGCGGGGTGTTACCTGCCGCTGCATCCGATGGAACACCAATACCTTGTGACCGAGGAAACGCCTGAGATCTACGAGCGCGACACCGAGCATCCCCACGTCATGGATCCCGCGGGCGAATCCTATCTCCGGCAAGAAGGGCGTGGCCTCTGCATCGGCTTCTACGAGAAAACCTGCCGCCCCTGGGCTGTCGATGGCACCCCTTGGGATTTTGGCCATGAACTCCTGCCCGACGACTTCGACAAGATTGAGGATTCCATCGCCTTCGCCTTCCGCCGCTTCCCGGTGCTGGAACGCGCGGGCATCAAATCCGTTGTCCACGGCCCCTTCACCTTCGCCCCTGATGGCAACCCTCTGGTCGGCCCCGTACCGGGCCTGCGCAACTATTGGTCCGCCTGCGGCGTGATGGCGGGCTTCAGCCAGGGCGGCGGGGTTGGCCTGTCGCTTGCGCAATGGATGGTCGAGGGCGAGGCCGAGCGCGACGTGATGGCCATGGATGTGGCTCGCTTTGGTCGCTGGATCACCCCCGCCTACACGCTGCCCAAGGTGATCGAGAACTATCAAACCCGCTTCTCGGTGGTCTACCCGAACGAGGAACTCCCCGCCGCGCGCCCCTGCCGCACCACGCCGATGTATGACGTCTTTGACGGTATGGGCGCGGTCTGGGGGCAGCAGTACGGGCTGGAAGTGCCGAATTATTTCGCGGCCCCCGACGAGCCTCGCTATGAGGCCCCCTCCTTCCGCCGCTCCAACGCGTGGGACGCCACCGCGCGGGAAGTGAAAGCGGTACGCGAGGCCGTCGGCATCAACGAAGTGCAGAACTTCGGCAAATACGACGTGCAAGGCCCCGGCGCGCGGGCCTGGTTGGACCGGATCATGGCGGGCCGCATCCCCAAACCGGGGCGGCTGGCGCTGAACCCGATGCTCTCGCCCAAGGGCCAGATCATCGGCGATTTTACCGTCACCTGCCTGTCCGAGACACACTTTCAGCTGACCGGTTCCTACGGGGCGCAGGCCTATCACATGCGCTGGTTCATGCAGAACCCGCCAGACGACGCGGACGGCGATGTGCGCCTTGATAACGTCTCGGACCGGCGCACCGGGTTTCAGATCGCAGGCCCCCATGCCCGTGATGTGTTGCAGGCTGTGGCCCGCGAGGACGTGGCCGACATGAAGTTCATGGACGCGCGCCAGCTAACCATCGGCCATTCCACCGCCTTTGTGCAGCGCGTCAGCTACACCGGCGATCTGGGGTATGAAATCTACGTGGACGCCATGGAACAACGCGCCCTGTGGGAGGTGCTATGGAAGGCGGGCCAGCCGTTCGGGATAAAGCCGTTCGGGATGCGGGCGATGATGTCGCTGCGGTTGGACAAGTTCTTTGGCTCGTGGATGCGGGAATTTTCGCCTGATTACACGCCCGCGGAGACCGGGCTTGATCGCTTCATCTCTTGGAAGAAAAACACCGACTTCATTGGCCGCGCGGCGGCCGAGGCTGACCGCTCCTCTGCGCCAAGCCGCGTCCTCGCCGCGTTTGAGGTGGACGCTCTCGACGCCGATGTTGTCGCCTATGAGCCGATCTCGATTGACGGTGCGGTCGTAGGGTTCTGCACCTCGGGCGGCTATTCGCACACCGCCGGGAAATCCATCGCCCTTGGCTTTGTGCCGCGCGACAGGGCCGTCGAAGGGCTGGCGGTGGAGATTGAAATCCTCGGCCGTATGCGCCCTGCCCGTCTGATCACCAATCCGTTGTTTGACGGCGAAGACGTGCGGATGCGCGGATGA
- a CDS encoding nucleotidyltransferase family protein, whose amino-acid sequence MSRLIVLLAAGASSRMGDRDKLLEEVDGRPLLRLMAERCVKGGDTRIVLGPDQPARRAALDGITAEVVEAEGDDGMAASIRAGVAGLKNTSVMIALADMPDITAGDLHLLLGLHGQGIAPIVQAASDTGTPGQPVVFAAKYLKHLAKLQGDEGARSILKAHASDVALIPLKDDRATVDLDTPEDWAAWRANRSS is encoded by the coding sequence ATGAGCCGTTTGATTGTTCTGCTGGCCGCCGGTGCCTCTTCCCGGATGGGGGATCGCGACAAGCTGCTGGAAGAGGTGGACGGCCGACCGCTTCTGCGCCTCATGGCCGAGCGTTGCGTCAAAGGCGGTGACACCCGCATCGTGCTTGGCCCGGACCAACCCGCGCGCCGTGCCGCGCTGGACGGTATCACCGCCGAGGTTGTGGAGGCCGAAGGCGACGACGGCATGGCCGCTTCCATCCGGGCGGGCGTGGCGGGGCTCAAGAACACTTCTGTGATGATCGCTCTGGCCGATATGCCTGACATCACCGCAGGCGATCTGCATTTGTTGTTGGGTCTGCACGGCCAAGGCATTGCCCCCATCGTTCAGGCGGCCAGCGACACGGGCACGCCGGGGCAGCCGGTCGTCTTCGCGGCCAAGTATCTGAAGCATCTGGCGAAACTGCAAGGCGATGAAGGGGCGCGGTCGATTTTGAAAGCCCATGCCAGCGATGTGGCGCTGATCCCGCTGAAGGATGACCGCGCCACCGTCGATCTGGACACGCCCGAGGATTGGGCCGCGTGGCGGGCGAATCGGTCGTCCTGA